In the genome of Muntiacus reevesi chromosome 5, mMunRee1.1, whole genome shotgun sequence, one region contains:
- the CTSD gene encoding cathepsin D — MQTPSLLPLLLALGLLAAPAAAVIRIPLHKFTSIRRTMSEAMGPVEHLIAKGPISKYATGEPAVRHEPVPELLRNYMDAQYYGEIGIGTPPQCFTVVFDTGSANLWVPSIHCKLLDIACWTHHKYNSGKSSTYVKNGTTFSIHYGSGSLSGYLSQDTVSVPCDPSSSSPGSVTVQRQTFGEAIKQPGVVFIAAKFDGILGMAYPRISVNNVLPVFDNLMQQKLVEKNIFSFFLNRDPKSQPGGELMLGGIDSKYYRGSLTYHNVTRKAYWQIHMDQLDVGSSLTVCKGGCEAIVDTGTSLIVGPVEEVRELQKAIGAVPLMQGEYMIPCEKVSSLPQVTVKLGGKGYALSPEDYTLKVSQAGTTVCLSGFMGMDIPPPGGPLWILGDVFIGRYYTVFDRDQNRVGLAEAAQL, encoded by the exons ATGCAGACGCCCagcctgctgccgctgctgctcgCCCTCGGCCTGCTGGCCGCACCCGCCGCCGCGGTCATCAG GATCCCACTGCACAAGTTCACGTCCATCCGCCGGACCATGTCGGAGGCGATGGGCCCCGTGGAACACCTGATTGCCAAGGGCCCCATCTCGAAATACGCCACCGGGGAGCCAGCTGTGAGGCATGAGCCAGTTCCCGAGCTGCTCAGGAACTACATGGAT gcccagTACTACGGGGAGATCGGCATCGGGACGCCTCCGCAGTGCTTCACGGTGGTCTTCGACACCGGCTCCGCCAACCTGTGGGTTCCGTCCATCCACTGCAAGCTGCTGGACATCGCCTGCT GGACCCACCACAAATACAACAGCGGCAAGTCCAGCACGTACGTGAAGAACGGCACGACCTTCAGCATCCACTACGGCTCAGGCAGCCTCTCAGGGTACCTGAGCCAGGACACTGTATCG GTCCCCTGTGACCCGTCCTCATCCAGCCCGGGCAGCGTCACGGTGCAGAGGCAGACCTTCGGGGAGGCCATCAAGCAGCCGGGCGTGGTCTTTATCGCGGCCAAGTTCGACGGCATCCTGGGCATGGCCTACCCCCGCATCTCCGTCAACAACGTGCTGCCTGTCTTCGACAATCTGATGCAGCAGAAGCTGGTGGAGAAGAacatcttctccttcttcctgaaCAG GGACCCGAAAAGCCAGCCTGGGGGCGAGCTGATGCTGGGCGGGATCGACTCCAAGTACTACAGAGGCAGCCTGACCTACCACAACGTCACCCGCAAGGCCTACTGGCAGATCCACATGGACCA GCTGGACGTGGGCAGCAGTCTGACCGTGTGCAAGGGCGGCTGTGAGGCTATCGTGGATACGGGCACGTCCCTGATCGTGGGCCCTGTGGAGGAGGTGCGGGAGCTGCAGAAGGCCATCGGGGCCGTGCCGCTGATGCAGGGCGAG TACATGATCCCCTGCGAGAAGGTGTCCAGCCTGCCTCAGGTCACCGTGAAACTGGGGGGTAAGGGCTACGCGCTGTCCCCGGAAGACTACACGCTGAAG GTGTCGCAGGCCGGGACGACCGTGTGCCTCAGCGGCTTCATGGGCATGGACATCCCCCCGCCCGGTGGGCCGCTCTGGATCCTGGGGGACGTCTTCATCGGGCGCTACTACACCGTGTTTGACCGGGACCAGAACCGGGTGGGCCTGGCCGAGGCCGCCCAGCTCTAG
- the IFITM10 gene encoding interferon-induced transmembrane protein 10, translating to MPTGPGTRCVGAKAERQREPVEQETHGQRRGSTEGKGLSPGRQVGSSARCWGLSQREEAGSGVGFGRRSRVARAPGLGAAGQPIPAQLCPPARVAASAGAPSAHPTGGRRRGGGCASRHRESGLGCSRRPVLALRRARRRLRSGAASPCPSPRRPARSPRRGLAAGTRSGGTASHRRDGGRTRAASAGSGPAAKQSPSVAVRLLLAPGECARLGSQRRSGPGPEPGRCAGVRSPAGGGFILLRLSRAGGAAQGPGQCPAPLGAPASTTDGAQEARVPLDGAFWIPRPPAGSPKGCFACVSKPPALQAPAAPAPEPSASPPMAPTLFPMESKSSKTDSVRAAGAPPTCKHLAEKKTMTNPTTVIEVYPDTTEVNDYYLWSIFNFVYLNFCCLGFIALAYSLKVRDKKLLNDLNGAVEDAKTARLFNITSSALAASCIILVFIFLRYPLTDY from the exons ATGCCCACCGGGCCTGGGACTAGGTGTGTGGGGGCAAAGgctgagaggcagagagagccGGTGGAGCAGGAAACTCACGGGCAGAGAAGGGGCAGCACAGAGGGGAAGGGGCTCTCCCcggggaggcaggtggggagcTCAGCGAGGTGCTGGGGGCTCAgccagagggaggaggcagggagcggGGTGGGGTTCGGGAGACGCAGTCGGGTGGCGCGGGCACCGGGGCTGGGCGCTGCGGGACAGCCCATCCCTGCCCAGCTCTGCCCGCCCGCGAGGGTCGCCGCTTCGGCCGGCGCCCCCAGCGCCCACCCCACCGGCGGGAGGAGGCGGGGAGGTGGCTGCGCCAGCCGCCACCGTGAGTCAGGCTTGGGCTGCAGCCGCCGGCCGGTCCTGGCGCTGCGGAGGGCGCGCAGGCGGCTGAGGAGCGGCGCTGCCAGTCCGTGCCCCTCCCCGCGCCGCCCCGCGCGCTCCCCGCGCCGAGGTCTGGCCGCCGGGACGCGGAGCGGCGGGACAGCCAGCCACCGGCGGGACGGCGGAAGGACGCGCGCAGCGAGCGCAGGGTCGGGCCCGGCCGCCAAGCAGTCGCCA AGTGTCGCTGTGCGTCTGCTCCTGGCACCCGGCGAGTGCGCGCGCTTGGGGTCCCAGCGCCGCTCCGGGCCGGGTCCGGAGCCGGGGCGATGCGCGGGAGTTCGGAGCCCCGCGGGCGGCGGGTTCATCCTTCTGCGACTGTCTCGGGCCGGTGGCGCG GCCCAGGGCCCCGGCCAGTGCCCAGCCCCGCTGGGAGCCCCGGCCAGCACCACGGACGGCGCCCAGGAAGCCCGAGTCCCCCTGGACGGGGCCTTCTGGATCCCAAGGCCCCCAGCAGGTTCGCCCAAGGGCTGCTTCGCCTGCGTGTCCAAGCCCCCAGCTCTGCAGGCTCCGGCGGCCCCGGCCCCCGAGCCCTCGGCCTCGCCCCCCATGGCGCCCACTCTGTTCCCCATGGAGTCCAAGAGCAGCAAGACAGACAGCGTGCGGGCTGCCGGCGCCCCCCCGACCTGCAAGCACCTGGCGGAGAAGAAGACCATGACGAACCCCACAACCGTCATCGAAGTCTACCCAGACACCACGGAGGTGAATGACTACTACCTGTGGTCCATCTTCAACTTCGTCTACCTCAACTTCTGCTGCCTGGGCTTCATCGCCCTGGCCTACTCCCTCAAG GTCCGGGACAAGAAGCTCCTCAATGACCTGAACGGGGCGGTGGAGGACGCCAAGACGGCACGGCTCTTCAACATCACGAGCTCCGCGCTGGCCGCCTCCTGCATCATCTTGGTCTTCATCTTCCTGCGGTACCCACTCACCGACTACTGA